The following proteins are encoded in a genomic region of Amycolatopsis sulphurea:
- a CDS encoding acyltransferase domain-containing protein, translated as MTSRTAVLFPGLGGYAPGALAKLAADHPAVSQTLAPLDEAAREYGHPALTELLTDPDGPEIEDLARTPTRLHLAAFGIGLSVHAVLRAEGFEGDVVLGQSTGEMTALAAAGCLTPYDATRVLCEREAALSEADSGGGLVAVGAGAERADCLRRAIGDWTLSVALVNAPRQTVLAGREHGLAVVEKLARVVGVQATRLPVPHPHHSPLLAAAARRLAETTSSYQLNAPRLAVYSPILRRYLTHAADVRELIVGQLTGPVYFAEAIRALYGSAEVDWFLEVGARSVLTDLAAQSLPAGVRISAALREPVGLDDLLTAVRNPAAVVPPRRHTGPAPAERPPATSADSEDTVTTAPDQPPVPSGNGAGPAVPARPQLTTELRQLFSGALGYPEDVFTDDAHFEADLGITSVRKTELLVKVLDRYDLPTPTSDIRVRDFSTLPKLVDLIYLLAPRPDQTGA; from the coding sequence ATGACCTCACGTACCGCGGTTCTGTTTCCGGGCCTGGGCGGGTACGCCCCCGGAGCGCTGGCCAAGCTCGCCGCGGATCATCCGGCGGTGTCGCAGACGCTGGCACCTCTCGACGAGGCGGCGCGGGAGTACGGCCACCCAGCGCTGACCGAGCTGCTGACCGATCCGGACGGCCCGGAGATCGAGGATCTCGCGCGGACCCCGACCCGGCTGCACCTGGCTGCCTTCGGGATCGGCCTGAGCGTGCACGCGGTGTTGCGGGCCGAGGGGTTCGAGGGGGACGTGGTGCTGGGCCAGAGCACCGGCGAGATGACGGCGTTGGCCGCGGCCGGCTGTCTCACCCCTTATGACGCGACCAGGGTGCTTTGCGAGCGAGAGGCGGCACTGTCCGAAGCAGACTCCGGCGGCGGGCTGGTCGCGGTGGGGGCCGGCGCTGAGCGTGCGGACTGTCTGCGCCGCGCGATCGGGGACTGGACATTGAGTGTGGCGTTGGTCAACGCTCCGCGGCAGACGGTGCTGGCCGGCCGTGAGCACGGTCTGGCGGTCGTGGAGAAGCTGGCTCGCGTCGTGGGCGTGCAGGCCACTCGATTGCCCGTGCCCCATCCGCACCACAGCCCGCTGCTGGCCGCGGCGGCCCGCAGGCTCGCCGAAACCACCAGTAGCTATCAGCTCAATGCTCCGCGGTTAGCGGTGTACTCACCCATTCTCCGCCGTTATCTCACCCATGCCGCCGATGTGCGCGAACTCATCGTCGGTCAGCTCACCGGGCCGGTGTATTTCGCCGAGGCGATCCGGGCCCTGTACGGCTCCGCGGAGGTGGACTGGTTCCTGGAGGTGGGGGCCAGGTCGGTGCTGACGGACCTGGCCGCGCAGTCGCTACCGGCCGGGGTCAGGATCAGCGCCGCGTTGCGTGAGCCTGTGGGACTGGACGATCTGCTGACAGCAGTGCGCAACCCGGCCGCGGTCGTGCCGCCGCGGCGGCACACCGGCCCCGCCCCGGCGGAGCGGCCGCCCGCGACCTCGGCGGACTCCGAGGACACCGTGACGACGGCGCCGGACCAGCCGCCGGTCCCGTCCGGCAACGGCGCCGGACCGGCTGTTCCGGCACGCCCGCAGCTCACCACCGAACTTCGCCAGCTGTTCTCCGGCGCCCTCGGCTACCCCGAGGACGTATTCACCGACGACGCCCATTTCGAGGCCGATCTGGGCATCACGTCGGTACGCAAGACCGAGCTGCTGGTCAAGGTGCTGGATCGCTACGACCTGCCGACACCGACCTCCGATATCCGGGTCCGGGATTTCAGCACATTGCCGAAACTGGTCGATCTGATCTACCTGCTGGCACCACGTCCGGACCAGACCGGTGCCTGA
- a CDS encoding acyl-CoA thioesterase translates to MKHSPTTAGLSSAVNLAATTGNGAREAQAARSYGLRTRPDGLVELEFSHTVTMGETSSVGFVYFSKLIDWQGQYRELFGIERIRNYMETLGGDTTMVTHSCSCQYFNEIWFADRVLVRITVPWVRMQFAQGVFEYYRATETGEVLAAKGEQVWMSARRQGNVFSPGPWPQEFLDATRELGADTSRALVA, encoded by the coding sequence ATGAAACATTCACCCACCACTGCGGGACTGTCCTCGGCCGTGAACCTGGCGGCCACGACGGGCAATGGCGCGAGAGAGGCCCAGGCAGCCCGCAGCTACGGTTTACGCACGAGGCCGGACGGGCTTGTCGAACTCGAGTTCAGCCACACTGTCACCATGGGTGAGACCAGCTCCGTCGGATTTGTGTACTTCTCCAAGCTGATCGACTGGCAGGGACAGTACCGCGAATTGTTCGGTATCGAACGGATTCGTAATTACATGGAGACGCTCGGCGGAGATACCACGATGGTCACGCACTCCTGTTCCTGCCAGTACTTCAACGAGATCTGGTTCGCCGATCGGGTTCTCGTCCGTATCACGGTTCCCTGGGTTCGGATGCAGTTCGCGCAAGGGGTGTTCGAGTACTATCGCGCGACGGAAACCGGTGAGGTGCTCGCCGCCAAGGGCGAACAGGTCTGGATGAGCGCACGTAGACAGGGAAACGTATTCTCGCCGGGCCCGTGGCCGCAGGAGTTCCTGGACGCGACCCGTGAACTCGGGGCCGACACCTCCCGTGCGCTGGTTGCCTGA
- a CDS encoding DUF5988 family protein, protein MAWTEWTAPGQLRVLLEGGPEDVSPEYLSDCGLDSQVKVPHRSGWEHYEFSGVHREHEGGSLPVFHWIYRTRVAE, encoded by the coding sequence ATGGCATGGACAGAATGGACAGCACCGGGTCAGCTCAGGGTCCTTCTCGAAGGTGGTCCGGAAGACGTCTCGCCAGAGTATCTCAGCGATTGTGGACTGGATTCCCAGGTGAAGGTCCCGCATCGGTCCGGCTGGGAACACTATGAGTTCTCGGGTGTCCATCGTGAGCACGAGGGAGGATCTTTGCCAGTGTTCCATTGGATATACCGGACCAGGGTCGCCGAATGA
- a CDS encoding Rieske 2Fe-2S domain-containing protein has protein sequence MAFRDELPPGRVLARRFLGEDVVLYRTRTGLLRAVRPFCPHLGAHLAHGGRIEGDDIVCPFHGFAFDPSGTCVRTGCGAPPPPNAQLTTWEVREIDSVILLWHHAQGHPPDWEVPATPAEGLCAPRHVVHTLNDHPQDILENGIDLGHFPPVHNIAGDNLRTRYTGNEMVINLDINPVEGGHVGLFGALGATLEMRLYGVGFAIARTYIPKLRARAQLWMLPTPIDPLHIELRIAGRIEQVLDRRPPAPVARLLSTAMVLFFDHDVSKDLPIWTNKTYLDRPKLIKGDGPIMEYRRWARQFYSERSPQVS, from the coding sequence GTGGCCTTCCGTGACGAACTGCCGCCCGGGCGGGTACTGGCCCGGCGTTTCCTCGGCGAAGATGTCGTGCTCTACCGCACCCGCACCGGGTTGCTTCGAGCCGTGCGCCCCTTCTGCCCGCATCTGGGAGCCCACCTCGCCCACGGCGGCAGAATCGAGGGTGACGACATCGTCTGCCCGTTCCACGGCTTCGCCTTCGACCCATCCGGAACCTGCGTGCGGACCGGATGCGGCGCACCACCACCGCCCAACGCCCAGCTGACAACATGGGAGGTGCGCGAGATCGACAGTGTCATCCTCCTTTGGCACCACGCTCAAGGACACCCCCCTGACTGGGAAGTCCCCGCCACACCGGCGGAGGGCCTGTGCGCCCCCCGGCACGTCGTCCACACGCTCAACGACCATCCCCAGGACATTCTGGAAAACGGTATCGACCTCGGCCACTTTCCCCCCGTGCACAATATCGCAGGCGATAACCTGCGCACCCGATACACGGGCAACGAAATGGTGATCAACCTCGACATCAACCCGGTCGAAGGCGGACACGTCGGACTCTTCGGCGCGCTCGGCGCGACGCTGGAGATGCGACTGTACGGCGTCGGGTTCGCGATCGCACGAACCTACATTCCGAAGCTTCGAGCACGCGCCCAGCTCTGGATGCTGCCCACACCGATCGATCCGCTGCACATCGAGCTGAGGATCGCGGGCCGGATCGAGCAAGTTCTCGATCGCAGGCCGCCGGCACCCGTGGCCAGACTGCTCAGCACAGCAATGGTGCTGTTCTTCGACCATGACGTGTCCAAAGACTTGCCCATCTGGACGAACAAGACCTACCTCGACCGCCCCAAACTGATCAAGGGCGACGGCCCGATCATGGAATATCGCCGCTGGGCCAGACAATTCTACAGCGAGAGATCACCTCAGGTGAGTTGA
- a CDS encoding MerR family transcriptional regulator: protein MLSSELADVAGVTVRMLRHYHQMGLLPEPPRSAGGYRQYDVGHLVRLLRITRLTALGVPLAGIPAVLDDPAAAERLLDELDRKTAAEIDRLTARRESIAVLRRTGSPPDLPPDLAALRSPGAQEPPMNRHQHEHLLLAGHLLEEAGRAEFFAVLSTSTPAIAPLAARLYALDANTPEDDLAQLVDDMAALLKPMTAELRELPRLDRRAKALLDELSEQNLPPVQRLVLHRIEQRLAQAGPEVPAAVPGAAQQ, encoded by the coding sequence TTGCTCAGTAGCGAACTCGCCGACGTTGCCGGGGTCACCGTCCGCATGCTGCGCCACTACCACCAGATGGGGCTGTTGCCCGAACCGCCGCGGTCCGCGGGCGGCTATCGGCAGTACGACGTGGGCCACCTGGTCCGGCTGCTGCGCATCACCCGGCTGACCGCCCTCGGCGTCCCGCTGGCCGGCATCCCCGCGGTGCTGGACGATCCGGCCGCCGCCGAGCGCCTGCTGGACGAACTCGACCGGAAGACCGCCGCCGAGATCGACCGGCTCACCGCGCGGCGGGAAAGCATCGCCGTGCTGCGCCGCACCGGCTCCCCGCCGGACTTGCCCCCGGACCTCGCCGCTCTCCGCTCGCCCGGCGCGCAGGAGCCCCCGATGAACCGGCACCAGCACGAGCATCTGTTACTGGCCGGGCACTTGCTCGAAGAGGCCGGCCGTGCCGAATTCTTCGCCGTGCTCAGCACCAGCACGCCGGCCATCGCTCCCCTCGCGGCGCGGCTCTACGCCCTGGACGCGAACACGCCGGAAGACGACCTCGCTCAGCTGGTCGACGATATGGCCGCCCTGCTGAAACCGATGACCGCGGAACTGCGCGAGCTGCCACGGCTCGACCGGCGGGCGAAGGCGCTGCTGGATGAGCTGAGTGAACAGAACCTCCCGCCGGTCCAGCGCCTCGTGCTGCACCGGATCGAACAACGGCTCGCGCAGGCCGGGCCGGAAGTGCCTGCCGCCGTTCCGGGAGCAGCGCAGCAGTGA
- a CDS encoding S9 family peptidase produces the protein MIDSAEHVQLTTTDYARAEQMLAPYRARLVPRGEVVPQWSDDGARFWYEAGGRHVLVEPATSTRRDAFDHDRLAAALSRVSGTAVEADDLPLTSIEFEVPGVIRFSALDARWEWSDQAGTCTRVEDDPVPLPWEIASPDRAWVAFRRDGNVWVRSRDGEQEFGLTDDAEEHWDYGGVAEAATKVKLPLLGMDSLLVAEWSPDSTRLITHRIDQRELPEQVLVESSPKDGGRPVTHRVRYPMPGDEAQPTMTWHVLDVRTKENLTVPGEPEILGTPYALQRRWWSEDGETVHVLHQSRDGRTLELRRLDPATGAMKTLITETAETRVDASPFLHVSPLVRFLDSGEILWWSQRDGWGHLYLYSAEGEQLGQITEGPWLVREVLRIDEDRRRVWFLACGLSEDPYVRQICRVDLDGGEFARITEDELDHDAIAPPNGEYLVDRASTIALPARSRVLGAEGEVLVELEAPDTSALEAAGWSPPERFQALAADGHTPIYGLLWRPHGFDPARRYPVVDHAYPGPNIQRAAPAFRNLFTGEAEALAALGFAVVAVDGRGTPLRSKAFLDYSYGDLGMAAALDDHVAAIRELGRRHAWLDTDRAGITGHSGGGFFTARALLTHPEFYSVGVAQSGAHDFSIYLPFWVEHNHGEITEDNRRALVNTLSAANLRGKLLLIDGELDDNVLPYQSLRLVNALIDADADVDMLLIPGVEHSLHGRHHYVTRRTWDYLVRHLHRTEPPPYRVAPFPPKPIWAIQPS, from the coding sequence GTGATCGACTCGGCCGAACACGTCCAGCTCACCACAACCGACTACGCCCGCGCGGAACAGATGCTCGCGCCGTACCGGGCACGGCTCGTGCCGCGGGGCGAGGTGGTCCCGCAATGGTCGGACGACGGGGCGCGATTCTGGTACGAGGCCGGGGGACGCCACGTCCTGGTCGAGCCCGCGACGAGCACCCGGCGCGACGCGTTCGACCACGACCGGCTCGCCGCCGCGCTGTCCCGGGTGAGCGGGACGGCCGTGGAGGCCGACGATCTGCCGCTCACGTCGATCGAGTTCGAGGTCCCCGGCGTCATCCGCTTCTCCGCGTTGGACGCACGCTGGGAATGGTCGGATCAGGCCGGGACCTGCACCCGGGTCGAGGACGACCCGGTGCCGTTGCCGTGGGAGATCGCGTCGCCGGACCGGGCGTGGGTGGCGTTCCGGCGGGACGGCAACGTCTGGGTGCGCAGCCGGGACGGGGAGCAGGAGTTCGGGCTCACCGACGACGCCGAGGAGCACTGGGACTACGGCGGAGTGGCCGAGGCCGCGACCAAGGTGAAGCTGCCCCTGCTGGGGATGGATTCGCTGCTCGTGGCGGAATGGTCGCCGGACTCCACCCGGTTGATCACCCACCGGATCGATCAGCGCGAGTTGCCCGAGCAGGTCCTCGTGGAATCCAGCCCGAAGGACGGCGGACGGCCGGTGACCCACCGGGTGCGCTACCCGATGCCCGGCGACGAGGCGCAGCCGACGATGACGTGGCACGTGCTCGACGTGCGCACCAAGGAGAACCTGACCGTCCCGGGCGAACCGGAGATCCTGGGCACTCCCTACGCCCTCCAGCGCCGGTGGTGGTCGGAAGACGGCGAGACCGTGCACGTCCTGCACCAGTCCCGGGACGGGCGCACCCTCGAACTGCGCCGCCTGGACCCCGCAACCGGCGCGATGAAGACGCTGATCACCGAGACCGCCGAGACTCGCGTCGATGCCTCGCCGTTCCTGCACGTGTCGCCGCTGGTGCGCTTCCTGGATTCGGGGGAGATCCTGTGGTGGTCCCAACGCGACGGCTGGGGACACCTATATCTCTACTCGGCCGAGGGCGAGCAGCTCGGGCAGATCACCGAGGGACCCTGGCTCGTCCGCGAGGTCCTGCGGATCGACGAAGACCGCCGCCGGGTGTGGTTCCTGGCCTGCGGCCTGAGCGAGGACCCCTACGTCCGCCAGATCTGCCGGGTGGATCTCGACGGTGGCGAGTTCGCGCGGATCACCGAGGACGAACTGGACCACGACGCGATCGCCCCGCCCAACGGCGAATACCTCGTCGACCGGGCCTCCACCATCGCGCTTCCGGCCCGCTCCCGGGTGCTCGGCGCCGAGGGTGAGGTGCTGGTGGAACTGGAGGCCCCGGACACGTCCGCGCTGGAGGCAGCCGGGTGGAGCCCGCCCGAACGATTCCAGGCGCTCGCCGCCGACGGGCACACCCCGATCTACGGGCTGTTGTGGCGCCCGCACGGCTTCGACCCGGCGCGGCGGTACCCGGTCGTGGATCACGCCTATCCCGGACCCAACATTCAGCGCGCGGCGCCGGCGTTCCGCAACCTGTTCACCGGTGAGGCCGAGGCACTGGCCGCACTCGGATTCGCCGTCGTCGCGGTCGACGGTCGGGGAACTCCCTTGCGCAGCAAGGCTTTCCTTGACTACTCCTACGGCGACCTCGGCATGGCCGCGGCGCTGGACGACCACGTCGCCGCCATCCGCGAACTCGGCCGGCGCCACGCCTGGCTCGACACCGACCGGGCCGGCATCACCGGCCACTCCGGTGGCGGATTCTTCACCGCCCGGGCCCTGCTGACCCACCCCGAGTTCTACTCGGTGGGGGTCGCCCAATCCGGCGCCCACGACTTTTCGATCTACCTGCCGTTCTGGGTCGAGCACAATCACGGGGAAATCACCGAGGACAATCGCCGGGCGCTGGTCAACACGCTGTCAGCCGCCAACCTACGCGGCAAGCTCCTCCTGATAGACGGCGAACTGGACGACAATGTGCTGCCCTACCAGAGTTTGCGCCTGGTCAACGCACTCATCGACGCCGACGCCGATGTCGACATGCTGCTCATTCCCGGCGTCGAGCACAGTCTCCACGGCCGCCACCACTACGTCACGCGGCGTACTTGGGACTACCTCGTGCGCCACCTGCACCGCACGGAACCGCCGCCCTACCGCGTCGCACCGTTCCCGCCGAAGCCGATCTGGGCCATCCAGCCGAGTTGA
- a CDS encoding LppA family lipoprotein has product MPTGAPRSLACRTLAACTGPDAPRETTMDQRTQQFAELMKRPDIDQASARYEQMYGETRQRLVAEFPTLQWRQSLEQTSASCGNDFAAVNAGLRTHDAIVRGMGNWVGTGGFRDDQWERALATVGEVAHQYGFDAHPKVIANQPGNHESIFRDEYNAELTFGVGKNVGLTFESGCHLTAEAKKRGTPAQGPSY; this is encoded by the coding sequence ATGCCGACCGGTGCTCCCCGCTCTCTTGCTTGCCGTACCCTCGCCGCATGCACCGGCCCAGACGCGCCACGGGAGACGACGATGGACCAGAGGACACAACAGTTCGCGGAACTGATGAAACGCCCCGACATAGACCAGGCCAGTGCACGCTACGAACAGATGTACGGCGAGACACGACAGCGGCTAGTCGCCGAATTCCCGACGTTGCAATGGCGGCAAAGCTTGGAACAGACCTCGGCTTCCTGTGGGAACGACTTTGCCGCAGTGAACGCGGGCTTGCGAACACACGACGCGATTGTTCGAGGAATGGGCAATTGGGTCGGCACGGGCGGGTTTCGCGACGACCAGTGGGAACGTGCGCTCGCTACAGTGGGCGAAGTGGCGCATCAGTATGGGTTCGACGCGCACCCTAAGGTGATCGCTAACCAACCAGGCAACCACGAGTCCATCTTTCGCGATGAGTATAACGCAGAGCTTACTTTCGGCGTCGGTAAGAACGTCGGACTGACTTTCGAGTCCGGCTGTCACCTCACCGCTGAAGCCAAGAAACGCGGCACGCCAGCCCAGGGTCCCAGCTACTGA
- a CDS encoding alpha/beta hydrolase: MQHDTPVNDAVVFGSPGLGANSRADLKVPEGHMFSAWSDQDPVPSLDVANHFGASPYDDAQGRIASDSLDGIHRLSTENAVGVDGQPLHVTHEHGQYLEGKSTSQYNMASVVAGRPDLKVSYIPPDSLPSPPPTPGQPIPAPPGRVPQPPPR, translated from the coding sequence TTGCAGCATGACACCCCGGTCAACGACGCGGTGGTGTTCGGCTCTCCTGGTCTCGGCGCCAACTCACGCGCCGATCTCAAAGTTCCTGAGGGCCATATGTTCTCGGCCTGGTCAGATCAAGATCCGGTGCCTAGCCTGGATGTCGCCAACCACTTCGGGGCCTCGCCATATGACGACGCGCAAGGCAGGATCGCGTCGGACTCACTGGACGGGATCCACCGCCTGTCGACCGAGAATGCCGTGGGCGTGGACGGGCAGCCCCTACACGTCACACACGAACACGGCCAGTACTTAGAAGGCAAATCCACCAGCCAATACAACATGGCCAGTGTCGTCGCGGGACGACCTGACCTGAAGGTCAGCTATATCCCGCCGGATTCCCTTCCGTCGCCGCCGCCGACACCGGGCCAGCCGATCCCCGCGCCGCCCGGTCGCGTCCCCCAGCCGCCACCACGATGA
- a CDS encoding alpha/beta fold hydrolase, giving the protein MDPLGNFRLADGREVAWGEFGDPTSPVVFWLHGLGNCRVSGKGMHALASDAGVRIIAPDRPGIGLSSPQPGRRILDYPADLTALADHFGLEQYQVLGISGGGPFALACAAQGDTRHFAPS; this is encoded by the coding sequence ATGGACCCCCTCGGGAACTTCCGGCTGGCCGATGGGCGTGAGGTTGCGTGGGGTGAGTTCGGCGACCCGACGTCGCCGGTGGTCTTCTGGCTGCACGGCCTCGGCAATTGCCGCGTCAGTGGCAAGGGCATGCACGCGCTGGCGAGCGACGCGGGAGTGCGCATCATCGCGCCGGACCGCCCCGGCATCGGCCTGTCCTCACCTCAGCCCGGGCGGCGGATTCTGGACTACCCCGCGGATCTCACGGCGCTGGCCGACCACTTCGGTCTCGAGCAGTACCAGGTGCTCGGCATCTCGGGCGGCGGACCGTTCGCCCTGGCCTGCGCGGCCCAAGGCGACACCAGGCATTTCGCACCGTCGTGA
- a CDS encoding FAD-binding protein: MQSALGYDPIIRGWGPVSAICRSFVDGLDGDLLGGREVIEAAGRDMGRVCQGFPAAVLRPGSADDVARTIGRCADLRVPVAAQGAGHTVHGQRLALGGVAIDMTALDRVVRIDPRGRWAEVEAGILWADLVPQLYARGLRFAGGHTGYLGLSVGGTLTVGGISNQPGAGAQVDSVEALQVATGTGELVWCSPEQHRRLFDSALAGLGQVGVITRARLTLEPAQPLVWRAVVPFTDQQEGLHALRHAATSGRFDEVYAMVMPPRGREPMTTNLHLAVYEDHPAADHTASVEMIIREASGSTHPENRIHGRGVVCWLDHITSITSTIDAWIARRKWADTIKIWLDVFLPGATADRIILDQLTALGADDWHPDGLSFVLVFPHDSTKFTRPRLRLPQHRRNQPPQPGELTLLFDVLRAAPADSGTDYIHRTLRRTAAAADDLEQAADATIYPIGSRPLTPSHWRTHYGDSWPEVTAALAEFDPAAILTPGFGIPRT, encoded by the coding sequence ATGCAGTCCGCGCTTGGCTACGACCCGATCATCCGGGGGTGGGGACCGGTGTCCGCGATATGCCGGTCCTTCGTGGACGGGCTGGACGGCGACCTGCTCGGCGGCCGCGAGGTGATCGAGGCCGCCGGCCGGGACATGGGGCGGGTGTGCCAGGGCTTCCCGGCCGCCGTCCTGCGCCCGGGCAGCGCCGACGACGTCGCGCGGACGATCGGCAGGTGCGCCGACCTGCGGGTCCCCGTTGCCGCGCAGGGTGCCGGGCACACCGTGCACGGGCAGCGGCTCGCCCTCGGCGGGGTCGCGATCGACATGACCGCTCTGGATCGGGTCGTCCGGATCGATCCGCGTGGGCGGTGGGCGGAGGTGGAAGCCGGGATCCTCTGGGCCGATCTCGTGCCGCAGCTGTACGCGCGCGGATTGCGATTCGCCGGTGGGCACACCGGATATCTGGGCCTCAGCGTCGGCGGGACCTTGACCGTGGGCGGGATCAGCAACCAGCCGGGGGCCGGCGCCCAGGTGGATTCGGTCGAAGCACTGCAGGTGGCCACCGGCACCGGCGAACTCGTGTGGTGCTCTCCGGAGCAGCACCGCCGGTTGTTCGACTCCGCGCTGGCCGGGCTGGGCCAGGTCGGCGTGATCACCCGCGCCCGGCTCACGCTGGAACCAGCCCAGCCCCTGGTGTGGCGCGCCGTCGTCCCCTTCACCGACCAGCAGGAAGGCCTGCACGCCCTCCGGCACGCCGCCACCTCGGGCCGGTTCGACGAGGTGTACGCGATGGTGATGCCGCCGCGGGGCCGGGAACCGATGACCACAAATCTGCACCTGGCCGTCTACGAGGACCACCCGGCGGCCGACCACACCGCGTCCGTCGAGATGATCATCCGGGAGGCGTCCGGGAGCACGCACCCGGAAAACCGGATCCACGGGCGCGGCGTCGTCTGCTGGCTCGACCACATCACCTCGATCACCTCGACCATCGACGCCTGGATCGCGCGGCGAAAATGGGCCGACACCATCAAGATCTGGCTGGACGTCTTCCTGCCCGGCGCCACCGCCGACCGGATCATCCTGGACCAGCTGACCGCACTGGGCGCCGACGACTGGCACCCCGACGGCCTGTCGTTCGTCCTCGTCTTTCCCCACGACAGCACGAAATTCACCCGGCCACGCCTGCGCCTTCCCCAGCACCGCCGGAACCAGCCGCCCCAGCCCGGCGAGCTGACGCTGCTGTTCGACGTCCTCCGGGCCGCCCCCGCCGACTCCGGCACGGACTACATCCACCGCACCCTGCGCCGCACCGCCGCGGCAGCCGACGACCTGGAACAGGCCGCCGACGCCACGATCTACCCGATCGGCTCGCGTCCGCTGACCCCCAGCCACTGGCGCACGCATTACGGCGACAGCTGGCCGGAGGTGACGGCCGCTCTCGCGGAGTTCGACCCGGCGGCGATTCTGACGCCGGGGTTCGGGATTCCGCGTACTTGA